The genomic stretch TCGGGCCCGACATGATGGACCAGCGCCTGCGCGACATGGCGGTGAACCAGGCGGGGTCGATGCTGTCCTGGATCGTGACCGCGGCCACGCGGCTGATCGGCGGCGGCTTCGCGCTGTTCCAGGTGTTCACGCTGGTGGTGGTGGTGCCGGTGGTGGCCTTCTACCTCCTGCGCGACTGGCCGGTGATGCTAGGGCGCGTGGAATCCTGGCTGCCGCGCAAGAATGCCGCCGTGATGCGGCAATTGGCGCGGGACACCGACCGCGTGCTTTCGGCCTGGCTGCGCGGGCAGTTGCTGTGCTGCGCCGCGCTCGGCGTGTTCTATGCCGTGGCGCTGCAGCTGGTGGGGCTGGAACTGGGCCTGACGATCGGGCTGATGGCGGGCATCCTGACCTTCATCCCCTATGTCGGGTCGCTGACCGGCTTCGCCTCGGCCGTGCTGCTGGCGATGGGCCAGTTCGGCACCTGGAACGAGGTGATGATGGTGGTCGCGATCTTCATCGTCGGCCAGACCATCGAGGGCTACGTGATCTACCCCTACCTGCTCGGCGACCGGGTGGAGTTGCACGCGGTGTGGGTGATCTTCGCGCTGTTCGCCGGCGGCGT from Roseomonas fluvialis encodes the following:
- a CDS encoding AI-2E family transporter — translated: MNDTPPRLPAPPPRPGAAPASRFPPPAAPRTATKAQRTGLLVGLGAALLFCLWLFQGILTPFVLAAVIAYFLDPLATRLTRIGIRRSLGAFSLIFLLMAVGLAAMLLLYPLILAQIGILVQRLPTYVAGLGTLLRDGLLRLEEALGPDMMDQRLRDMAVNQAGSMLSWIVTAATRLIGGGFALFQVFTLVVVVPVVAFYLLRDWPVMLGRVESWLPRKNAAVMRQLARDTDRVLSAWLRGQLLCCAALGVFYAVALQLVGLELGLTIGLMAGILTFIPYVGSLTGFASAVLLAMGQFGTWNEVMMVVAIFIVGQTIEGYVIYPYLLGDRVELHAVWVIFALFAGGVAFGFLGVLLAVPMAAALGVVARYWLRRYLESPLYLDPPRTGM